The following DNA comes from Streptomyces sp. Ag109_O5-10.
GACGCCCTCGTCCTGGGAGCCCTTGCTGCCGAAGGCGTCGTCGATGCCCTTGGTGTCCAGGTCGAGCGTCGGGGTGGTGGGCGGCCGGTCGAGCGGGGTGCCGGTGCGGTCGAAGGCCTTGCGCAGTCCCCTGGCGACGTACACCGGGTCGTGACTGTGGGCGTGCAGGTGCAGCCACCACAGGGCGGGCTGGTGGGAGAGCAGATGCTTGTGAACGGCGTTGATGGCGATGTCGTGCTCGAGGAGCGCGTCGGTGAAGCCGTCCAGTTCGTGCTCGGTGACCACCGCGTCGCCCATCAGCAGATGGCTGCCGTCCTTGTAGCGGACGAAGGCGGTGTGGGTGCCGAGGGCCAGCGCGGTCTCGATCCGCACGCCGCGGGAGACCACCTTGAGGTCCCGGCGGGGCAGACCGGTGTGGTACATGTACCGCTTCATGTCGCCCGGCCGGCCCAGGGCCTTGGTCACGTCCGCCCAGTCGGCGAGCTGGGTCAGCTCGGGTTCGACGAGGGTGCGCGGGTGCCCGTGGGAGAGGGCGCGCGCGGGTGGGATCGCCGCGCCCGCGAGAACGGGGGCCACGGCACCCGCGGCGAGGACGCGGCGACGGGTGGTGGCCGGTCTGGGGTGGGTTTCCTGCTGCCGGTCGTCAGCCATGAGGCACCTCCTGGCGCGATGGAATCACGGGACCTGGGCAGGTCCCGTGATTTCATCGCACCAGTGGGGCCAGGTGGACTAACGCAAATCACCTGGCACGGAGGCGGACCACTCCGTGTGACGGCCGCGGATCACCTTCCGTGACGGCCGCGGATCACTTCGCGTACAGACCCTCGATCTCCGCCGCAAAGTCCTTCATGACCGCCTCGCGGCGCAGCTTCATCGACGGGGTCAGATGCCCGGCCTCCTCGGTGAAGTCGACGGGGAGCATGGCGAAGCGCCGGATGGACTCGGGGCGGGAGACGAGCTTGTTGGCCTCGTCGACGGCGCGCTGCAGGACGGCCAGCAGCTCGGCGTCGTCCATCAGGAGCTCGGGCGGCACCGGGTGCTTGCCGTTCATCTGGCGCCAGTGGGTGAGGCCGTCCCGGTCGAGGGTGATGAGGGCGCTGACGTACGGCAGCCCGTCGCCGACCAGCATCACCTGGGAGATGAGGGGGTGCGAGCGCAGCCAGTTCTCCAGCGGGGCGGGCGCCACGGACTTGCCGCCGGCCGTGATCAGCATCTCCTTCTTGCGGCCGGTGATGGTGAGGTAGCCCTCGTCGTCGAGTTCGCCGAGGTCTCCGGTGGCCAGCCAGCCGTCCCGGGTCGCGGGGACGACCCCGCCGGCCGCCGGGTCCCAGTAGCCGCGCAGCACGTGCTCGCCGGCGACCAGGATCTCGCCGTCGGCGGCGATCCGGACCTTGGTGCCGGGCATCGGCCAGCCGACCGTGCCGAGGCGGGGCTTGAGGGGCGGGGTGCAGGTGGTGGCCGCCGTGGTCTCGGTCAGGCCGTAGCCCTCGTAGATCTCGATGCCGGCCCCGGCGTAGAACGCGGCGAGGCGGCGGCCCAGCGGGGAGCCGCCGCAGATGATGTGCCGGACGCGGCCACCCATGGCGGTGCGGATACGGCGGTACACGAGCGGGTCGTAGAAGGTGCGGGCGGTCCTCAGGGCGCGGCCGGGCCCGCTGCCGGTGCCGGTCTGCTTCGCCTCCAGCGCCTCCCCGTAGCGCTGCGCGACCCCGGTGGCCCGGTCGAAGACGGAGACCCGGCCGCCCGACTCCGCCTTCGCCCGCGCGGTGTTGAAGACCTTCTCCAGCATGTACGGGATGGTCAGCAGGCAGGTCGGTCGGAAACCGGCGAGGTCCGGGAGCAGGTCCTCGGCCTTGAGGCTGGGGGCGTGGCCGAGGCGGACCCCGGCGCGGATGCAGGCGATCGCCACCATGCGGCCGAAGACGTGGGACATGGGCAGGAAGAGGAGGATGGAGACCTCTTCGTCGTTGCGCGCCTTGAAGATCGGGTAGAGGAGTTCGATCGCGTTGTCGACCTCGGCGAAGAAGTTGCCGTGCGAGAGGGCGCAGCCCTTGGGGCGGCCGGTGGTGCCCGAGGTGTAGATCAGGGTGGCGAGGGTGTCGGGGCCCAGCATGCCGCGCCGGACGCCCACCTCGCCGTCCGGCACCTCTGCGCCGGCCTCCGCGAGCCGGTCCACGTGTCCCTTCTCCATCACCCACAGGTGCCTGAGGTCGGGCAGCCGGTCGAGTTCGGGACCGAGCGCGGCGGCCTGGGCGCTGGTCTCGGTGACCAGGGCGACGGCGCCCGAGTCGTGCATGATCCAGCGGGTCTGGAAGACCGAGGAGGTCGGGTAGATCGGCACCGTCACCAGGCCGGCCGCCCAGGCGCCGAAGTCGAGGAGCGTCCACTCGTACGTCGTCCGGGACATGATCGCGATCCGGTCGCCCGGCATCAGCCCCTCCGCGATCAGCCCTTTGGCCACCGCCAGCACCTGTGCGGCGAACTGAGCGGCCGTCACGTGGGCCCAACGACCGTCTTCCTCGGTTGACTTGCGGCTGAGGACCACGGCACCCGGCTCCGCCTCCGCGTTCTCGAACGGCAGGTCGGCGAGCGAGCCGTGCCGTACCGGCGGCGCGAACGGCGGTACGTACGCCTCCCGCACCACCCCGTCCAGCCGCTGTACGAGGGGCTCGACCAGGATCGGGTTCCCGTCGTAGTCCGTGGCCTGGATCGCCGCACCGGTGGAGACGGGGGCGGCGTTCGGGTAAGAGGACGTGAACACGGGGCGGCTCCTCGGGCGTGCAGCGGTGAACTGCTTGCTGCATGACGTACGTGCCTCGCGCACCGAGGCGTTCACCGGCACCGGCCCTCGGAAAGGGGTTACCGGCGGTTCAGGCTGGAGATCGTACGGGGCCGCTGTGGCGGGCTTGTGGGTTTTCGGGGGTTGTCCGGGGACGGGCCTGTGCAATCCCGGAGGTTACGTGAGGGACCTTCACGTTCGACCCGATTCCCGGTGATGGACAGCTGTGACATAGGCTTACCTACGGTAACTTTACTCCAGAGTCAGGAACTGTGCCATCAGTCAGAGCCCTGCGCCCTTGAGGAGCGCTGCCGCCGACGGCATTGAAAGGTGAACCTCTGTGATCGTCCTTGACCGGGCCCCTGCTCTCGGCCCCCTGCTCGCCCTCGGCGCGGCGCGGTCGCCCTTCAAAAGGCCGGGCGCCGTCGCGTCGTTCCCCCGCACTCACCTCGTACTGCCGGGCGTCCGCCCCGACCTCGAGAAACTCGCCGCCTACGAGCGTGTCTGCGGGTTCGCGACCGGGGAGGACGGGCTGCCGGTCACCTATCCGCATGTGCTCGGGTTCCCGCTGGCCATGCGGCTGATGAGTGCGCGGGAGTTTCCGTTGCCGTTGCTGGGGCTGGTGCACACCTCCATCGAGATCGAACGGCAGGCTGTCCTCCCGGCCGACGGGACGTACGACATCGCCGTCCACGTCGAGGAGTTGAGGCCGCACCGGCGGGGCACCGAGGCCGTCGTCGTGACCGGGGTGCGGGTCGGCGAGGACGTCGTGTGGAAGTCGCGGAGTACGTATCTGGCACGGCACCGTACGCCGCACTCCGGCGAGACGGTCCGGGAGGAGCCCGGCCCCCCACTGCCCGTCGTCGAGGAATGGCGGATCGCCGGGGACGTCGGCCGGCGGTACGGGGCCGCCTCAGGGGACCGCAACCCCATTCACCTGTATCCGTTCACCGCCCGCCTCTTCGGCTTCCCCCGGGCCATCGCGCACGGCATGTGGACCGTGGCCCGGTGCCTGGCCGCGCACGGGGTGCCGACGGCGGCCGTCGTACGTGCGGAGTTCCGGGCCCCGGTGCTGCTGCCGGGCACGGTCGAATACGCCGCCGCGGACGGCCGGTTCCGATTGCGGAGCGGCGACCGGGTGCACGTCACAGGCAGCGTGCGCCCGCGCGTTGCCCGGTGATCGGCCAACACCGCACAAAGAGTGTGTCTCGCCCTTCTGCGGCCCACCTGTCAGTGGGCCGTAGCCGACCGGCGCCCACGCTGCGCCGCCGGGGCGCCGTGTGACGGACCGGGCCGGTCACGGCGGCGACCACGGCCGGCCCTCCATCAGGTCGCCCAGCCCCGCCCAGGCGAAGTTCATCAGGGTCGCGGCCGCCTGCCGCGCCGTGACTCCCGGGGTGGCGTTGGCCCAGGTCGCCAGGGACTCGGCGGCGCCCACCAGTGCCTCGGCGAGGCCCGCGACCTCGCCCTCGGCCAGGTCGGGGTCGCGGTGTGCCGCGCGGGCGGAGGCGACGATGAGCTGGGTCACGAACGCGACGATCTCCTCGCGCATCGCGGCGACCTCGGAGGCGAACCGCTCGCCGTGCGTGCGGGCCTGGAGGTGCAGCACCGACCAGCCGTCGGGGTGTTCGGCGGTGTGGGTGAAGAACGCCCGCAGTCCGTCCCAGAGCTGCCGGTCGGCGGGCAGTGCGCGGTCGACGCCGGTGCGGACCGCCTCGGTCAGGGCGCCGGCCTCACGGCGGATGCAGGCCGTGAACAGGTCGTCCTTGGAGTTGAGGTACAGGTAGACCAACGGCTTGGAGACACCGGCGAGTTCGGCGATCTCGTCCATCGACGCGGCCATGTAGCCGCGCTGGCCGAAGGTCCGCACGGCGGCGTCCAGCATCTGCCGCTCACGTACCGCGCGCGGCATCCGCTTGGTCTTGACGGTCCCCATGGGACAAAGCCTAGTTGGGGCCGCAGACGCGGGAGCCGCTCAGGAGCTCACGAGGAGGTCCGGGCCTGGTCCGCCGCGTCGACCGCCGCGTCCTCCTGGCTGCGGTTGGCCTCGATGTTGGCCTGCATCCGCTCGACCCGCCGCGCGACCTGCACCGAGGCGCGGTCCCGCTCCTTGCGCAGCACGACGAAGCTGATCGGCGCCGACAGGACGAGGGAGAGCAGCAGGACCCACAGGAAGTTGGAGTCGCCAAAGCCACGCGGGAACGCGCCGGCGTAGACGAGGCCCCAGACGACGAGGAGGCAGCCCGCGAAGATACCGAGGCGCATCAGCGTGTAGCGGAGCATCTCAATCCAGTCTTCCGATGACGAAAAGGGGCACCGTCCAGTGAAGCACGCCGTGGGGCCGATCTTGCACCGGGGTCGGTGGGGGCGGGTCAGGTCAGCGGCAGCAGCATGGTGATGTCGCCGGGGGCGACGCGGACGGCGGCGGGGACCCGGCCGACCTCCTTGTAGCCGCAGGAGCCGTAGAAGTTCTCCAGGCCGAGGCCGCCGCGGCAGCTGAGCCGTATCGCGTCGATGCCGTCGAAGCCGCGGGCGGCGTCGGCGGCGGCCGCGAGGAGGTCGCGGCCGTAGCCCCGGCCCTGGTGCCTCGGGTGCACCATCACCGTGTACAGCCACACCCAGTGCGTCATCAGCCGGTGCGTGTTGAAGGAGAAGAAGGCGGTGGCGGCGACCTCGCCGGCCTCGTCGTGCCCCACGAGGAGCCGGTGCCGGCCCTCGGCCATCGCGACGAAGTGCCGGACCAGTTCCGGCCGGATCTCCTCGGAGGTCACGGGCGCGACGAATCCGACGGCTCCCCCGGCGTCGGTCACGTCCGTCCACAGGTCGAGGATGCCGTCGCGGAGGGCCGGGGTGATGGCGGGGTCGAGGGTGAAGGTAAGGGGCATGGCGCGATGGTATCTATTACGCCGAGGGGTGGGTAGAACCGATTTCGCCGTGCGGGCTACGGCCGGTGTGCGACTGCGGGAGCCCGGGGGCTGATCGCGCGGTTCCCCGCACCCCCGAAAGCCAGAGGAAGGGGCCGCCGCAGTCGCCCCTTCTTCCAGGCCTTCTTCCGAGAACGCACCGTCGGCGCCCTCACACCCGCATCGGCTGCGGGGACTCCCGGCGCGCCGGGTCCGGGCCGTCGTACTCGCGGATGATCTCGTAGCGGGTGTTCCGCTCCACGGGCCGGAAGCCCGCGTCGCGGATGAGGTCCAGCAGGTCCTCACGGGTCAGCTTGTTCGGCGTGCCGTAGTTGTCGGCGTCGTGCGTGATCTTGTACTCGACGACCGAGCCGTCCATGTCGTCCGCGCCGTGCTGCAGCGCCAGCTGCGCCGTCTGCACGCCGTGCATGACCCAGAAGACCTTCACGTGCGGGACGTTGTCGAACAGCAGCCGGGACACCGCGAAGGTCTTCAGGGCCTCCGCGCCGGTCGCCATCTGGGTCCGGGCCTGGAGCCGGTTCCTGACCTTGCCGTCCTTCATGTCCACGAAGTCGTGCTGGTAGCGCAGCGGGATGAAGACCTGGAAGCCGTTCGTCTCGTCCTGGAGTTCGCGCAGGCGCAGCACGTGGT
Coding sequences within:
- a CDS encoding DUF1259 domain-containing protein, whose translation is MADDRQQETHPRPATTRRRVLAAGAVAPVLAGAAIPPARALSHGHPRTLVEPELTQLADWADVTKALGRPGDMKRYMYHTGLPRRDLKVVSRGVRIETALALGTHTAFVRYKDGSHLLMGDAVVTEHELDGFTDALLEHDIAINAVHKHLLSHQPALWWLHLHAHSHDPVYVARGLRKAFDRTGTPLDRPPTTPTLDLDTKGIDDAFGSKGSQDEGVYKSVWARAEQIVDGGMILPAGLGSVTTINFQPLGRGRAAINGDFVMTADEVQPVLKLLRKGGVGIVELHHHNLTDEPRLFFLHYWAIGDAVRLAKDLRAAVHATNVVPFH
- a CDS encoding long-chain fatty acid--CoA ligase; translation: MQATDYDGNPILVEPLVQRLDGVVREAYVPPFAPPVRHGSLADLPFENAEAEPGAVVLSRKSTEEDGRWAHVTAAQFAAQVLAVAKGLIAEGLMPGDRIAIMSRTTYEWTLLDFGAWAAGLVTVPIYPTSSVFQTRWIMHDSGAVALVTETSAQAAALGPELDRLPDLRHLWVMEKGHVDRLAEAGAEVPDGEVGVRRGMLGPDTLATLIYTSGTTGRPKGCALSHGNFFAEVDNAIELLYPIFKARNDEEVSILLFLPMSHVFGRMVAIACIRAGVRLGHAPSLKAEDLLPDLAGFRPTCLLTIPYMLEKVFNTARAKAESGGRVSVFDRATGVAQRYGEALEAKQTGTGSGPGRALRTARTFYDPLVYRRIRTAMGGRVRHIICGGSPLGRRLAAFYAGAGIEIYEGYGLTETTAATTCTPPLKPRLGTVGWPMPGTKVRIAADGEILVAGEHVLRGYWDPAAGGVVPATRDGWLATGDLGELDDEGYLTITGRKKEMLITAGGKSVAPAPLENWLRSHPLISQVMLVGDGLPYVSALITLDRDGLTHWRQMNGKHPVPPELLMDDAELLAVLQRAVDEANKLVSRPESIRRFAMLPVDFTEEAGHLTPSMKLRREAVMKDFAAEIEGLYAK
- a CDS encoding MaoC/PaaZ C-terminal domain-containing protein; protein product: MIVLDRAPALGPLLALGAARSPFKRPGAVASFPRTHLVLPGVRPDLEKLAAYERVCGFATGEDGLPVTYPHVLGFPLAMRLMSAREFPLPLLGLVHTSIEIERQAVLPADGTYDIAVHVEELRPHRRGTEAVVVTGVRVGEDVVWKSRSTYLARHRTPHSGETVREEPGPPLPVVEEWRIAGDVGRRYGAASGDRNPIHLYPFTARLFGFPRAIAHGMWTVARCLAAHGVPTAAVVRAEFRAPVLLPGTVEYAAADGRFRLRSGDRVHVTGSVRPRVAR
- a CDS encoding TetR/AcrR family transcriptional regulator; translated protein: MGTVKTKRMPRAVRERQMLDAAVRTFGQRGYMAASMDEIAELAGVSKPLVYLYLNSKDDLFTACIRREAGALTEAVRTGVDRALPADRQLWDGLRAFFTHTAEHPDGWSVLHLQARTHGERFASEVAAMREEIVAFVTQLIVASARAAHRDPDLAEGEVAGLAEALVGAAESLATWANATPGVTARQAAATLMNFAWAGLGDLMEGRPWSPP
- a CDS encoding DUF4229 domain-containing protein encodes the protein MLRYTLMRLGIFAGCLLVVWGLVYAGAFPRGFGDSNFLWVLLLSLVLSAPISFVVLRKERDRASVQVARRVERMQANIEANRSQEDAAVDAADQARTSS
- a CDS encoding GNAT family N-acetyltransferase — its product is MPLTFTLDPAITPALRDGILDLWTDVTDAGGAVGFVAPVTSEEIRPELVRHFVAMAEGRHRLLVGHDEAGEVAATAFFSFNTHRLMTHWVWLYTVMVHPRHQGRGYGRDLLAAAADAARGFDGIDAIRLSCRGGLGLENFYGSCGYKEVGRVPAAVRVAPGDITMLLPLT